The Streptomyces sp. NBC_01775 genome includes a region encoding these proteins:
- a CDS encoding AraC family transcriptional regulator, which translates to MYGKSENRDDYQDVPRPVAAMARNLPDGHHIPAHRHRRAQLIYGTSGAITVATDHGVWVVPATRGAWLPAGLTHAMTCAGAVAMRTLYIEPASAGHLPAHPTVVSVPPLLRELMDEATRLPVEYDTEGRDGKVMELLLLELAPHPVPALRLPAPEDPQLAALCAEIRREPAAPWTTPRAAARARMSPRSLQRRFPDATGMSLAHWVQQSRLVHAVTLLARGEPVTAVAGAVGYATPSAFTAMFHRALGTTPTAYFGGSPERAGSTERSGGTGWRGPPRAPRDVTARQA; encoded by the coding sequence ATGTACGGCAAGAGCGAGAATCGCGACGACTACCAGGACGTGCCCAGGCCCGTCGCCGCCATGGCCCGGAACCTGCCCGACGGGCACCACATTCCCGCACACCGCCACCGGCGCGCCCAGCTGATCTACGGCACCTCCGGCGCGATCACCGTCGCCACCGACCACGGCGTCTGGGTCGTTCCCGCGACCCGGGGCGCCTGGCTCCCGGCGGGCCTCACCCACGCGATGACCTGCGCCGGAGCCGTCGCCATGCGCACCCTCTACATCGAGCCCGCCTCGGCGGGCCACCTGCCCGCACACCCGACCGTCGTCTCCGTCCCGCCCCTGCTGCGCGAACTCATGGACGAGGCGACCCGGCTGCCGGTCGAGTACGACACGGAGGGCCGCGACGGGAAGGTGATGGAGCTGCTCCTGCTCGAGCTGGCCCCGCACCCCGTACCGGCACTGCGTCTGCCCGCGCCCGAGGACCCTCAGCTCGCCGCCCTCTGCGCCGAGATCCGGCGGGAGCCGGCCGCCCCGTGGACGACGCCGCGCGCCGCGGCCCGTGCCCGTATGAGCCCGCGCAGTCTCCAGCGCAGGTTCCCCGACGCCACCGGGATGAGCCTGGCCCACTGGGTGCAGCAGTCCCGCCTCGTCCACGCGGTCACGCTGCTCGCTCGCGGCGAGCCGGTCACGGCCGTCGCGGGCGCGGTCGGGTACGCCACCCCCAGCGCCTTCACCGCGATGTTCCACCGCGCCCTCGGCACCACCCCGACCGCCTACTTCGGCGGCTCCCCGGAGCGGGCCGGCTCCACCGAGCGCTCCGGCGGCACCGGCTGGCGCGGCCCGCCCAGGGCTCCCCGAGATGTGACGGCTCGCCAGGCATGA